Proteins encoded together in one Thermococcus gammatolerans EJ3 window:
- a CDS encoding slipin family protein encodes MAGLGTIILGTILLFVLIILASAIKIVKEYERAVIFRLGRVVGARGPGLFFIIPIFEKAYIVDLRTRVLDVPVQETITKDNVPVKVNAVVYFRVVDPVKAVTQVANYIVATSQIAQTTLRSVIGQAHLDELLSEREKLNMELQKIIDEATDPWGIKVTTVEIKDVELPAGMQRAMAKQAEAERERRARITLAEAERQAAEKLREAAQIISEHPMALQLRTLQTISDVASDKSNVIVLPLPMEMLKLFKSFADAGEAVKKMVEEKASE; translated from the coding sequence ATGGCAGGTTTGGGAACCATAATTTTGGGAACTATTTTGCTTTTTGTTTTGATAATACTGGCCAGTGCCATAAAGATAGTCAAGGAGTACGAGAGGGCCGTTATATTCCGTCTTGGAAGGGTCGTCGGTGCCAGAGGTCCGGGACTGTTCTTCATAATTCCTATATTCGAAAAGGCCTACATAGTTGACCTCAGGACGAGGGTTCTCGACGTTCCGGTTCAAGAGACCATAACCAAGGATAACGTCCCGGTTAAAGTGAACGCCGTCGTTTACTTTAGAGTCGTCGATCCCGTGAAGGCCGTTACGCAGGTGGCCAACTACATCGTTGCGACGAGCCAGATAGCCCAGACAACCCTCAGAAGTGTCATCGGTCAGGCCCATCTGGACGAGCTGCTCAGCGAGAGGGAGAAGCTGAACATGGAGCTCCAGAAGATCATCGACGAGGCAACAGATCCCTGGGGAATTAAAGTGACCACCGTTGAGATAAAGGACGTAGAACTGCCGGCAGGAATGCAGAGGGCAATGGCAAAGCAGGCAGAAGCGGAGAGGGAGAGAAGGGCAAGGATCACGCTGGCAGAAGCTGAGAGGCAGGCGGCGGAGAAGCTCCGCGAGGCTGCGCAGATAATAAGCGAGCACCCGATGGCGCTCCAGCTCAGGACTCTCCAGACGATAAGCGACGTGGCCAGCGACAAGAGCAACGTCATAGTCCTGCCGCTTCCGATGGAGATGCTCAAGCTCTTCAAGAGCTTTGCCGACGCTGGAGAGGCCGTGAAGAAGATGGTCGAAGAGAAGGCCTCCGAGTGA
- a CDS encoding NfeD family protein produces MIMKTRTLSRSAFIILVLMLLPAVLASPNQKTVYVAKFEGVITSYSVDQFSRYIEIAEKNNAEALIIEIDTPGGSGQAMQEIIQRIKESKVPVIIYVYPPGAIAASAGTYIALGSHLIAMAPSTSIGACEPIMGYASNGSIIKAPAKVRNFYVAYIKSLAEASGRNVTAAERFITEDLSLTPEEALRAHVIEVIANDVPDLLKKANGMKTKIPVKGKGYVTLNFTNARIVSIEPSFKDEVVRYISDPTIAYVLINIGILGLIFGFLTPGWHVPETVGAILLVLGIIGLGYFGYNAAGLVLIILAVIFFIAEALTPTFGLFTVAGAITMILGGILLFGGGNEYLIQRSTFSTLRAVIIAIAVMLALFFAFGVSAVIRDRKRKAQTGKEEMIGEVGRVVQELNPEGMVKIRGELWKAESKTGERIGVGEKVRVVEVRGLTLIVVPEGVSPDEKKEV; encoded by the coding sequence ATGATAATGAAAACAAGAACCCTTAGCCGCTCGGCCTTCATCATCCTCGTCCTCATGCTCCTTCCAGCGGTGCTCGCGTCGCCCAATCAGAAGACCGTCTACGTTGCCAAGTTTGAGGGGGTTATCACGAGCTATTCCGTGGATCAGTTCTCGCGGTACATAGAAATAGCAGAGAAAAACAATGCTGAAGCTCTAATTATTGAGATTGACACGCCGGGCGGGAGTGGTCAGGCGATGCAGGAGATAATCCAGAGGATCAAGGAATCGAAGGTTCCGGTGATAATATACGTTTACCCGCCCGGTGCGATAGCGGCCTCAGCAGGAACCTACATAGCCCTCGGATCCCACCTCATAGCTATGGCCCCCTCCACGAGCATAGGAGCCTGCGAACCAATCATGGGCTACGCCTCCAACGGGAGCATAATCAAAGCCCCCGCGAAGGTAAGGAACTTCTACGTGGCTTACATCAAAAGCCTCGCCGAGGCGAGCGGAAGGAACGTAACCGCGGCGGAGAGGTTCATAACGGAGGATCTAAGCCTTACACCGGAGGAGGCCCTTAGGGCCCACGTTATCGAGGTTATAGCCAACGACGTCCCCGATCTGCTCAAAAAGGCCAATGGGATGAAAACCAAAATCCCGGTAAAAGGGAAGGGCTACGTAACGCTCAACTTCACCAACGCTAGGATAGTGAGTATAGAGCCCTCCTTCAAGGACGAGGTCGTGAGGTATATCTCGGATCCCACGATAGCCTACGTCCTCATAAACATTGGAATCCTCGGGCTTATCTTCGGTTTCCTGACACCGGGATGGCACGTTCCAGAAACCGTTGGGGCAATACTCCTCGTTCTCGGCATCATAGGGCTCGGCTACTTCGGCTACAACGCCGCCGGGCTGGTACTCATAATCCTCGCGGTGATATTCTTCATCGCCGAGGCGCTGACGCCGACCTTTGGCCTGTTTACGGTGGCAGGGGCGATAACCATGATACTCGGTGGAATCCTTCTGTTCGGGGGCGGAAACGAGTACCTCATACAGCGTTCAACGTTCTCCACCTTGAGGGCGGTTATAATTGCGATAGCCGTCATGCTGGCGCTGTTCTTTGCCTTCGGGGTTAGCGCTGTGATTAGGGACAGGAAGAGAAAGGCCCAGACGGGAAAAGAGGAGATGATCGGAGAAGTCGGCCGGGTCGTTCAGGAGCTCAACCCTGAGGGAATGGTAAAGATCCGGGGTGAACTCTGGAAGGCCGAGAGCAAGACGGGAGAAAGAATAGGGGTTGGAGAAAAGGTTAGGGTCGTTGAAGTCAGGGGGTTGACCCTAATCGTTGTCCCCGAGGGAGTGAGTCCCGATGAGAAAAAGGAGGTGTGA
- a CDS encoding DUF835 domain-containing protein, with product MVVKALTSMLIQAWAGNSYSSPLRSPGYFNIIGSREAVREGSVLLVTRPGREVPPGWKALFVSTVPGFIGPRELPKLLHSIIDELKKNPGTAVVLECPEYMVLHNGFRSFLRFLNALRDHVMLTGGRLYLITDPSVWKEREFALLRRMEG from the coding sequence ATGGTTGTGAAGGCACTCACCTCGATGCTCATTCAGGCATGGGCCGGAAACTCCTACTCTTCCCCCCTCCGGAGTCCCGGCTACTTCAACATAATCGGCTCCCGGGAGGCCGTTAGGGAGGGAAGCGTTCTTCTCGTGACCCGGCCGGGGAGGGAGGTACCTCCGGGATGGAAGGCTCTTTTTGTGAGCACGGTCCCCGGCTTCATAGGCCCCCGGGAGCTCCCAAAGCTCCTCCATAGCATCATAGACGAACTGAAAAAGAATCCCGGAACGGCGGTTGTTCTCGAGTGCCCGGAGTATATGGTTCTCCACAACGGATTCAGAAGCTTTCTAAGGTTTTTAAACGCCCTGCGCGATCACGTGATGCTCACGGGGGGCAGGCTTTATCTGATCACTGACCCCTCAGTCTGGAAAGAGAGGGAGTTCGCGCTCCTCCGCCGGATGGAAGGTTGA
- a CDS encoding DUF763 domain-containing protein: protein MRNVAELPLHGGHVPAWLAQRMRKLTKLVLILAVDEYGTKGLLERLSDPIWFQAFNNLIGMDWDSSGSTTVTVGMIKDALSKEELGVKVAGGKGRASRKTPEELRAIAEHYGLDPEPYIRTSRLVAKVDTVAFQTGYQLYHHAFLLDEEGNWAVIQQGMNERAKLARRYHWFNTETFTIDPHKAIAGIRAKIALNTVSKDSREFQKTLLDIVSERPEKIEREFETIKAIAKGYRPLVYYRPRNVDEVTVLRRYESLGKLELNRKALEFARELGVRNYEELLLLKGLGPSTLRALSLVVELVYETPPSWRDRVTHPVDPFKFTYAVGGKDRVPFPVEKRTYDELVSFLEKLVEKNRDERTLIRNVARITKNWKFPEEEKRPT from the coding sequence ATGAGGAACGTTGCGGAACTGCCCCTCCACGGCGGCCACGTTCCCGCGTGGCTTGCCCAAAGAATGAGGAAGCTAACGAAACTAGTGCTAATACTCGCCGTTGACGAGTACGGGACGAAGGGTCTCCTTGAGAGGCTCTCCGACCCTATCTGGTTCCAGGCCTTCAACAACCTCATCGGCATGGACTGGGACTCCTCCGGTAGCACAACGGTAACGGTTGGGATGATAAAGGACGCCCTTTCCAAGGAGGAGCTCGGGGTTAAGGTAGCCGGCGGTAAAGGGAGGGCAAGCAGGAAAACACCGGAGGAGTTAAGAGCCATAGCGGAGCACTACGGACTCGACCCGGAACCTTACATCAGAACGTCCAGGCTCGTCGCGAAGGTCGACACCGTCGCCTTCCAGACAGGTTACCAGCTCTACCACCACGCCTTCCTCCTCGACGAGGAGGGCAATTGGGCGGTGATACAGCAGGGGATGAACGAAAGGGCCAAGCTTGCAAGGCGCTACCACTGGTTCAACACCGAGACCTTTACCATCGATCCCCACAAGGCGATAGCGGGCATTAGGGCCAAAATTGCCCTCAATACTGTCTCAAAAGACTCCAGGGAATTTCAAAAGACCCTTCTCGATATCGTGAGTGAGAGGCCCGAGAAAATTGAACGGGAATTTGAAACCATAAAGGCCATAGCGAAGGGCTACCGTCCATTGGTCTACTATCGCCCGAGGAACGTCGATGAGGTAACCGTTCTGAGGCGTTACGAAAGCCTTGGAAAACTGGAGCTCAACAGGAAGGCACTTGAATTCGCGAGGGAACTGGGGGTTAGGAACTATGAGGAGCTTCTACTCCTCAAGGGCCTAGGTCCGAGCACGCTCAGGGCACTATCGCTAGTTGTGGAGCTGGTCTACGAGACGCCACCCAGCTGGAGGGACAGGGTTACCCATCCGGTCGATCCTTTCAAGTTCACCTACGCGGTCGGCGGAAAGGACCGCGTGCCGTTCCCAGTTGAGAAGAGAACCTACGATGAGCTCGTCTCCTTCCTTGAAAAGTTGGTCGAGAAGAACCGAGATGAGAGAACGCTGATCAGAAACGTTGCCAGGATCACGAAAAACTGGAAGTTTCCAGAGGAAGAGAAAAGGCCCACCTAA
- the rlmD gene encoding 23S rRNA (uracil(1939)-C(5))-methyltransferase RlmD produces MTIEGTVRELNEDGLGIVKVGRRRVLVPFSAPGDRVRIERTRKKKRKIIAERFEILEPSPVRKEPQCEYFGRCGGCLLQHLDYRDQLEFKRFKLNAILNEDVEIIPSPKIFGHRNRIDVVISTRGIGFRRYGTWWDVVDIEWCPVFGPSSKRVLKSLREFIEDHEVSLYEIGKNEGLLRYIVIREGKFTGDLMVNLVTGPGELPEDFPQYFDYAESIYWSVNRTPSDVSYGEIERFWGKEFIKEELDGTVYLIHPNSFFQTNSYGAVELLREVAKRAEGGRVLDLYSGVGTFGVYLARKGFSVEGIEINPFAVEMANRNAEINGVEARFRVGADKDVGSLQAYDTVIVDPPRAGLHPKLVKRLVQKGPEKLIYVSCNPKTLARDLNELKSVYTVGGIIGLDMFPHTPHVEVVVELRRQRFN; encoded by the coding sequence ATGACGATTGAAGGAACCGTTAGGGAGCTCAACGAGGACGGCCTTGGGATTGTGAAGGTGGGCCGGAGGAGGGTACTTGTCCCGTTCTCGGCTCCGGGAGACAGGGTTAGGATAGAGAGAACGAGAAAGAAAAAGAGGAAGATCATCGCGGAGAGGTTTGAGATCCTCGAGCCCTCCCCAGTTAGAAAAGAGCCCCAATGCGAGTACTTTGGACGGTGCGGTGGCTGTCTGCTTCAGCATCTGGACTACCGGGATCAGCTCGAGTTCAAGAGGTTCAAGCTTAACGCGATCCTGAATGAAGATGTCGAGATTATACCATCACCGAAGATATTTGGGCATAGAAACAGAATTGATGTTGTCATTTCGACAAGGGGTATCGGGTTCAGAAGATACGGCACATGGTGGGACGTTGTGGATATCGAGTGGTGCCCCGTCTTCGGCCCATCCTCAAAGAGGGTTTTGAAGTCCCTCCGAGAGTTCATAGAGGATCATGAAGTGAGCCTCTACGAAATTGGAAAAAACGAGGGACTTCTGAGGTATATCGTGATCCGGGAGGGGAAGTTTACCGGGGACCTCATGGTGAACCTTGTGACCGGCCCTGGAGAGCTTCCAGAAGACTTTCCCCAGTACTTTGACTACGCGGAGTCAATATACTGGAGCGTTAACAGAACGCCCAGTGATGTCTCCTACGGTGAAATTGAGAGGTTCTGGGGCAAGGAGTTCATAAAGGAGGAACTTGACGGAACCGTTTACCTTATTCATCCAAACAGCTTCTTCCAGACCAACAGCTACGGGGCCGTTGAACTGCTACGTGAGGTGGCGAAGAGGGCTGAAGGGGGCAGGGTTCTGGATCTATACTCCGGTGTCGGCACATTTGGGGTCTATCTAGCCAGGAAAGGATTTTCCGTTGAGGGTATAGAGATCAATCCCTTCGCGGTTGAGATGGCCAATCGAAATGCCGAGATAAACGGGGTGGAGGCGAGGTTCAGGGTCGGTGCCGACAAGGACGTAGGGAGCCTTCAGGCGTACGACACAGTAATCGTCGATCCCCCCAGGGCAGGTTTGCATCCAAAACTTGTAAAACGGCTCGTCCAAAAAGGGCCTGAAAAACTCATCTACGTTTCCTGCAATCCCAAGACCCTCGCCCGTGACCTTAATGAACTTAAGAGTGTCTACACCGTAGGGGGTATAATAGGTCTTGACATGTTCCCCCACACACCACACGTTGAGGTGGTGGTTGAGCTAAGACGTCAGAGATTCAATTGA
- the lrpA gene encoding HTH-type transcriptional regulator LrpA, with protein sequence MLDERDKIIIEMLTKDARTPFTEIAKVLGISETAVRKRVRALEEAGVIKQYTIVIDPSKLGYNLVSLTGIDTLPEKIFEVASKLKEFEFVRSVYLTSGDHMIMAEVWAKDGNDLSDIISNKIGKIDGVVKVCPAIILERLK encoded by the coding sequence TTGCTCGACGAGAGGGACAAGATAATAATCGAGATGCTTACCAAGGATGCAAGAACGCCCTTCACAGAGATAGCCAAAGTGCTGGGCATAAGCGAGACTGCCGTTAGGAAGCGTGTAAGGGCTCTTGAAGAGGCAGGGGTTATAAAGCAGTACACGATCGTCATCGACCCGTCAAAGCTCGGCTACAACCTCGTGAGTTTAACTGGGATCGACACGCTCCCAGAGAAAATATTCGAGGTCGCCAGCAAGCTCAAGGAGTTCGAGTTTGTGAGGAGCGTCTACCTCACGAGCGGGGATCACATGATAATGGCGGAGGTATGGGCCAAGGACGGCAACGATCTCTCCGACATCATCTCTAACAAGATTGGAAAGATCGACGGTGTCGTTAAAGTCTGCCCGGCGATAATCCTAGAGCGGTTGAAATGA
- the pyrE gene encoding orotate phosphoribosyltransferase: MIEAKDRLIDKMLESGAILFGHFVLSSGKESDYYINVKKVVTDPDALELMAGLIAGLVQRVGIDFDRVAGPELGAVPIATAVSLKTGKPLVIVRKKPKGYGTGSQIEGDVKEGDRILLVEDVTTTGGSVLRAAEVLESLGARIAAIAVVVDREEGAEGSITSKGYTFLPVIRVSELLERKETVKGRESD; encoded by the coding sequence ATGATCGAGGCAAAGGATCGGTTGATCGATAAGATGCTTGAATCCGGGGCAATTCTCTTCGGTCACTTCGTGCTCTCTTCGGGGAAGGAGAGCGACTACTACATCAACGTGAAGAAAGTCGTAACCGATCCCGATGCCCTTGAGCTGATGGCCGGGTTGATAGCCGGCCTCGTCCAGAGGGTCGGGATTGACTTTGACCGCGTTGCAGGCCCGGAGCTGGGGGCTGTGCCGATAGCAACGGCAGTTTCCCTCAAAACCGGCAAGCCCCTCGTTATAGTCAGGAAAAAGCCCAAGGGGTACGGTACCGGAAGCCAGATCGAGGGGGATGTCAAGGAGGGCGACAGAATCCTCTTAGTCGAAGATGTGACGACCACAGGGGGAAGCGTTCTTCGAGCGGCTGAGGTGCTTGAATCCCTGGGGGCAAGAATAGCGGCCATAGCGGTCGTGGTGGACAGGGAGGAAGGGGCAGAGGGGAGTATAACCTCAAAGGGCTACACTTTCCTGCCCGTTATCAGGGTCTCTGAGCTCCTTGAAAGAAAAGAAACAGTCAAAGGGCGGGAATCGGATTAG
- a CDS encoding TRAP transporter permease encodes MVENKEIPVEKAEVIIERTRKLPPILEKVITAAAILIGIYEILFIFNFNYTLYDMFSRMGIKMGFLKTTFQTKQGEAFVMAMILLITYLLYPVKKDRKHLEKVQFYDYILAALGVVSAFYLFIVYPRYTEFADVYMRDVFFGILAIILVLEATRRVLGWVLPLVVTVFLVYGIYNINFDWIRFTQQLYFDEGIFGIPFFVMTIYVFAFVFFGAFLLKIGISDYITEFMITLFGKRPGGPAKAAVVASGLMGTVSGSSVANVLTTGTFTIPLMKKAGYPPEIAGAVEPVASTGGQLMPPIMGAAAFIMAEFLGVPYNKLIIAAVIPALVYYSGVYLFIDLETKRLGLKGMPTEQFAPLRYFIRKLYILLPIVVITVALVWGIAPHISAISSLGVAIWVAWISKDRIKGHEGLYVAVVLITILLMFTGKAISTPVAGVLVLLGLALIAMAYLTDLVEFNEKLYISLLFIFFIALVKYLEMNKEQILLLSGVMGIVFSMIVGYISKSEEGKEMYRATYESMIDAGRTSTSVMLAAASAGLIQGVLTMTGLITSLGYRLVDLTAGNLWLLLILTMVFSLILGMGVPTTANYIITSLVAAPAIYNAVSNIQPYNLNVPGYGTSIALLAAHFFVFYFGILADVTPPVALASYAGSALAGGEFWKTAMNAVKYALAGYIGPYIYFTHPEMFIITVQDWTVKTALTVVYDFGATLLVMYLLAIALTGWFGKHIRKELRALAGVVGLLSASLHPIPVAIGAATVLFLKFLGREL; translated from the coding sequence ATGGTTGAGAACAAAGAGATTCCGGTTGAAAAGGCCGAAGTTATTATTGAGAGAACCAGAAAGCTCCCCCCAATCCTTGAAAAGGTCATAACAGCTGCCGCGATACTAATCGGTATTTATGAAATCCTGTTCATATTTAACTTCAACTACACACTCTACGATATGTTCTCCCGCATGGGAATAAAGATGGGCTTCCTGAAGACGACATTTCAAACGAAGCAGGGTGAAGCCTTCGTTATGGCCATGATCCTCCTTATCACATACCTCCTGTATCCCGTTAAAAAGGACAGAAAGCACCTCGAAAAGGTGCAGTTCTACGATTACATACTGGCGGCCCTAGGTGTTGTGTCCGCGTTCTATCTGTTCATTGTGTACCCGAGGTACACCGAATTCGCGGACGTCTATATGAGGGACGTTTTCTTCGGGATCCTGGCTATAATCCTCGTTCTTGAGGCCACGAGAAGGGTCCTGGGGTGGGTTCTCCCCCTCGTTGTTACGGTGTTCCTCGTGTACGGTATCTACAACATAAACTTCGACTGGATTCGCTTCACCCAGCAACTCTACTTTGATGAGGGAATCTTTGGCATTCCCTTCTTTGTTATGACCATATACGTCTTCGCCTTCGTGTTCTTCGGTGCGTTCCTGCTCAAGATAGGCATCAGTGATTACATAACGGAGTTTATGATAACTCTCTTCGGTAAGAGACCTGGCGGGCCGGCAAAGGCAGCCGTCGTGGCAAGTGGTCTCATGGGCACGGTGAGTGGATCGAGCGTCGCCAACGTCCTCACAACCGGCACCTTTACCATCCCCCTGATGAAAAAGGCCGGTTATCCCCCCGAGATAGCCGGTGCCGTTGAGCCGGTGGCGTCAACGGGCGGTCAGCTGATGCCGCCGATAATGGGTGCGGCCGCGTTCATAATGGCCGAGTTCCTTGGCGTGCCCTACAACAAGCTCATAATCGCCGCTGTCATACCGGCACTGGTCTACTACTCCGGAGTTTACCTTTTCATTGATCTCGAAACCAAGAGGCTCGGCCTCAAGGGAATGCCTACGGAGCAATTTGCACCGCTGAGGTACTTTATTCGGAAGCTCTATATCCTCCTGCCCATAGTGGTCATAACAGTTGCCCTCGTCTGGGGAATCGCTCCACACATATCGGCAATATCTTCACTCGGCGTTGCCATCTGGGTCGCCTGGATTTCCAAGGACAGGATCAAAGGACACGAGGGGCTGTACGTTGCAGTGGTTTTGATAACAATACTTCTCATGTTCACCGGCAAAGCAATATCTACCCCCGTTGCAGGGGTTCTGGTTCTCTTGGGCCTCGCCCTGATAGCTATGGCCTACCTCACCGATCTGGTTGAGTTCAACGAAAAGCTCTACATCAGCCTGCTCTTCATATTCTTCATTGCCCTCGTCAAATACCTCGAGATGAACAAAGAGCAGATACTCCTGCTCAGCGGTGTCATGGGAATAGTCTTCTCGATGATCGTGGGTTATATCTCCAAGAGCGAGGAAGGCAAGGAGATGTACCGGGCGACGTATGAATCGATGATCGACGCGGGCAGGACCAGCACGAGCGTTATGCTTGCAGCCGCCAGCGCGGGACTTATCCAGGGTGTCCTAACGATGACCGGTCTCATCACGAGCCTTGGCTACCGGCTCGTTGACCTTACTGCGGGCAACCTGTGGCTACTCCTCATTCTGACGATGGTGTTCAGCCTCATACTCGGAATGGGCGTGCCCACGACGGCCAACTACATCATAACATCGCTGGTCGCCGCTCCGGCAATCTACAACGCGGTCTCAAACATTCAGCCCTACAACCTCAACGTTCCCGGCTACGGAACAAGTATAGCCCTCCTTGCGGCCCACTTCTTCGTGTTCTACTTCGGAATCCTTGCCGATGTCACTCCGCCGGTGGCACTGGCAAGCTACGCTGGTTCCGCCCTGGCAGGGGGTGAATTCTGGAAGACGGCAATGAACGCCGTCAAGTACGCGCTGGCGGGGTACATAGGACCGTACATATACTTCACCCATCCGGAGATGTTCATCATAACCGTCCAGGATTGGACGGTAAAGACCGCACTAACGGTCGTCTACGACTTCGGGGCAACGCTGCTCGTCATGTACCTGCTGGCGATAGCCCTTACAGGGTGGTTTGGAAAGCACATAAGAAAAGAACTGAGGGCTCTTGCGGGAGTAGTGGGCCTGCTCTCGGCATCCCTGCACCCAATACCCGTTGCCATAGGCGCCGCTACGGTACTCTTCCTGAAGTTCCTCGGCCGAGAGCTCTGA
- the serK gene encoding L-serine kinase SerK, which translates to MGVEKVPKYDIPTVKVDYVFIELDKMKPHEQLVQKELEDFIESVTGSGIFWKPMLLAKIPGTDEYLIVDGHHRWAGLQKLGAKRAPSVILDYFSDDVKVYTWYPAFKGDLNEVIERLKKEGLEVVEDPEAEEKAERGEIAFAIVGEKAFAIPGGLEEQKKVSRVLDEMNQEGRIELIYYGLKEDAREDMAKGEIDYVFIRKAPTKEDVMELVKRGEVFSPKTTRHVLPFNPDKIDVKLEELF; encoded by the coding sequence ATGGGAGTTGAAAAGGTCCCGAAGTACGACATCCCGACTGTTAAAGTGGACTACGTTTTTATCGAGCTCGACAAGATGAAGCCTCACGAGCAGCTCGTTCAGAAGGAGCTTGAGGATTTCATCGAGAGTGTCACGGGAAGTGGCATCTTCTGGAAGCCGATGCTCCTCGCGAAGATCCCGGGGACGGACGAGTACCTCATCGTTGACGGCCACCACCGCTGGGCCGGCCTCCAGAAGCTCGGCGCCAAGCGCGCTCCCTCGGTTATACTCGACTACTTCAGCGACGACGTCAAGGTTTACACGTGGTACCCGGCCTTCAAGGGCGACCTCAACGAGGTTATCGAGAGGCTCAAGAAGGAGGGCCTTGAGGTCGTTGAGGATCCCGAAGCCGAGGAGAAGGCCGAACGCGGTGAGATTGCCTTCGCCATCGTCGGCGAGAAAGCTTTCGCGATTCCAGGAGGTCTTGAGGAGCAGAAGAAGGTCAGCAGGGTCCTCGACGAGATGAACCAGGAAGGGAGAATAGAGCTCATCTACTACGGCCTCAAGGAGGACGCGAGGGAGGATATGGCAAAGGGTGAGATTGACTACGTCTTCATCAGGAAGGCCCCGACGAAAGAGGACGTTATGGAACTCGTCAAGCGCGGGGAGGTCTTCTCGCCGAAGACGACCAGGCACGTCCTGCCTTTCAACCCGGACAAGATTGACGTCAAGCTTGAAGAGCTGTTCTGA